In Rubrivirga marina, the following are encoded in one genomic region:
- a CDS encoding OmpA family protein, with product MSRPTPLALTALALPLVASALVLSSCAATVDRMADAAGRAVDRQVDYRTDRAVRSAIDGMFDAGENAVRCVFTDQACIERAQRDGAPVVMTDARGTPVDRSGTPVTTANAEDAVVRAGGPGVSGVDANYDFVPGERALFEEDFSRDNVGDFPRRLTFREGSMEIVSYAGGRALQAKTDGEFDVVLPETAPETFTVEIDYFGNEDYNDFRFFFVGPDGERAGTNAIVVDNYAGTGVGRLVREDGVVEAVQDDRRIQTQTLPIRVMADGAYVKVFVGEERVANVPNADLGRSDRLRFELTDVRQKPIYFASIRVAAGGRDLYGALQAEGRVVTEGIFFDTASATLQPESFAVVQEIAAMMEEHPDLRIRIEGHTDNTGDAASNQSLSERRAAAVRTMLTGLGIAASRLESAGMGQTQPVASNDTEAGRAQNRRVELVRL from the coding sequence ATGTCCCGACCCACTCCCCTCGCGCTGACCGCGTTGGCCCTGCCCCTCGTCGCGTCGGCGCTCGTCCTCAGCAGTTGCGCCGCCACCGTGGACCGGATGGCCGACGCCGCCGGCCGCGCCGTCGACCGCCAGGTCGACTACCGGACCGACCGCGCCGTCCGGTCGGCCATCGACGGCATGTTCGACGCGGGCGAGAACGCCGTCCGCTGCGTGTTCACCGACCAGGCCTGCATCGAACGGGCCCAACGCGACGGCGCCCCCGTCGTGATGACCGACGCCCGCGGCACGCCCGTCGACCGGAGCGGCACGCCCGTCACCACGGCCAACGCCGAGGACGCCGTCGTCCGGGCCGGCGGGCCCGGGGTGAGCGGCGTCGACGCGAACTACGACTTCGTGCCCGGCGAGCGCGCCCTGTTCGAGGAGGACTTCTCGCGGGACAACGTCGGCGACTTCCCGCGCCGGCTCACGTTCCGCGAGGGCTCGATGGAGATCGTGTCGTACGCCGGCGGCCGGGCGCTCCAGGCCAAGACCGACGGCGAGTTCGACGTCGTCCTGCCCGAGACGGCGCCGGAGACGTTCACCGTCGAGATCGACTACTTCGGGAACGAGGACTACAACGACTTCCGGTTCTTCTTCGTCGGCCCCGACGGCGAGCGGGCCGGGACGAACGCGATCGTCGTCGACAACTACGCCGGCACCGGCGTCGGGCGGCTCGTCCGTGAGGACGGCGTCGTCGAGGCGGTCCAGGACGACCGCCGGATTCAGACGCAGACGCTCCCCATCCGCGTGATGGCCGACGGCGCGTACGTCAAGGTGTTCGTCGGCGAGGAGCGCGTGGCGAACGTCCCGAACGCCGACCTCGGCCGCTCGGACCGGCTCCGGTTCGAGCTCACCGACGTCCGCCAGAAGCCGATCTACTTCGCAAGCATCCGCGTGGCGGCCGGCGGGCGCGACCTCTACGGCGCGCTCCAGGCCGAGGGCCGCGTGGTGACCGAGGGGATCTTCTTCGACACGGCCAGCGCGACGCTCCAGCCCGAGTCGTTCGCCGTCGTACAGGAGATCGCAGCCATGATGGAAGAGCACCCCGACCTCCGCATCCGGATCGAGGGCCACACCGACAACACGGGCGACGCGGCCTCGAACCAGAGCCTCAGCGAGCGCCGCGCCGCCGCCGTCCGGACGATGCTGACGGGCCTCGGGATCGCGGCCAGCCGGCTCGAGTCGGCCGGGATGGGCCAGACGCAGCCCGTGGCCTCGAACGACACCGAGGCGGGCCGCGCGCAGAACCGACGCGTCGAGCTCGTCCGGCTCTAG